Proteins encoded within one genomic window of Pseudalkalibacillus sp. SCS-8:
- the mazG gene encoding nucleoside triphosphate pyrophosphohydrolase, translated as MHNTITVVGLGAGDLNQLPFGVYKYLKEAEHIFLRTKEHPVVNELQAEGLSFISFDELYEQESEFNSVYESIVERLWEESRDKDIVYVVPGHPFVAEQTVQLLLEGQDAHNTNVEFKGGQSFLDSMFQALRIDPVDGFQLLDGTSLTAEQMNIRQHVIIAQVYDSFIASHVKLILMERYPDDHPVHIVTAAGSESESITSVPLYEIDRHVELNNLTALYVEPVTRMDHLTREFSQLRDVIRTLRGPDGCPWDKKQTHESLRKYLLEEAYEVIEAIDRKDDEHLTEELGDVLLQVMLHAQIGEDNGYFTVEDVIQALNEKMIRRHPHVFGDQSLDTAEQVKATWDEIKKSEKDEDQTASILDGTEQFPALLRAVKLQKKAAKVGFDWDEVSPILDKIKEEIEEFQQAAENQDELETESELGDVLFALVNLCRYYKVDPELALNRTNRKFFDRFRFIESELAKKDVSFDQATLEDMDKLWEKAKILSKKKENPEE; from the coding sequence ATGCATAACACAATAACAGTCGTCGGTCTCGGAGCGGGAGACTTGAATCAGCTGCCTTTCGGGGTTTATAAATACCTGAAAGAGGCTGAACATATCTTCTTGAGAACGAAAGAACACCCGGTCGTCAATGAGTTGCAGGCAGAAGGGTTATCATTCATAAGCTTTGATGAATTGTATGAACAAGAATCCGAATTCAATTCTGTTTATGAATCCATTGTCGAACGGTTATGGGAGGAGTCTCGAGACAAGGATATCGTGTATGTCGTTCCGGGGCATCCTTTTGTTGCTGAGCAGACTGTCCAGTTATTGCTTGAAGGACAGGACGCACACAATACGAATGTAGAATTTAAAGGCGGGCAAAGCTTCCTCGATTCGATGTTCCAGGCACTCCGAATTGACCCTGTTGATGGTTTTCAGCTACTTGATGGGACAAGTTTGACTGCAGAACAAATGAACATTCGACAACACGTCATCATTGCACAAGTCTATGATTCATTCATCGCTTCACATGTTAAATTGATCCTTATGGAGCGTTATCCAGATGATCATCCCGTACATATCGTAACGGCTGCAGGCTCTGAGTCCGAATCAATCACCTCAGTCCCTCTTTATGAGATCGATCGTCATGTCGAGTTGAATAACCTGACAGCCCTTTACGTAGAACCGGTAACCAGGATGGATCATTTGACTCGGGAATTCTCTCAATTGAGAGATGTTATCCGGACGCTCAGAGGCCCGGATGGGTGTCCATGGGATAAAAAACAAACTCACGAAAGTTTAAGGAAATACTTACTTGAAGAAGCGTATGAAGTCATAGAAGCTATTGATCGTAAGGACGATGAACATCTGACAGAGGAGTTAGGTGACGTATTGCTTCAAGTCATGCTCCATGCCCAAATCGGAGAAGACAATGGATACTTTACGGTGGAAGACGTGATTCAAGCATTGAATGAGAAAATGATCCGTCGTCATCCACATGTGTTCGGGGACCAGTCTCTTGATACAGCGGAACAAGTGAAGGCGACATGGGATGAAATCAAGAAAAGTGAGAAGGATGAGGATCAAACTGCTTCAATCCTCGATGGAACAGAGCAATTTCCGGCTTTGTTGAGAGCAGTCAAATTGCAGAAAAAAGCGGCTAAGGTAGGCTTTGATTGGGATGAGGTCAGCCCGATCCTCGATAAGATTAAAGAGGAGATCGAGGAATTCCAACAAGCAGCAGAAAATCAAGATGAGCTAGAAACAGAGAGTGAACTAGGTGATGTGTTATTTGCACTCGTAAACTTATGCCGTTATTATAAGGTTGACCCTGAGCTTGCTCTTAATCGGACGAACCGGAAATTTTTCGATCGCTTCCGTTTTATTGAATCTGAGCTGGCGAAAAAGGATGTCTCTTTTGATCAAGCTACACTTGAGGACATGGACAAATTGTGGGAAAAGGCAAAAATTCTTTCAAAAAAGAAGGAAAATCCTGAAGAATAG
- a CDS encoding HU family DNA-binding protein, with protein MNKNDLVNNISEKEGMTKKDVEAVVNGLLTEITEALKSGEKVQFVGFGTFETRERSSRSGRNPQTGETIDIPASTVPAFRAGNKLKEAVK; from the coding sequence ATGAACAAAAATGATCTAGTCAACAATATTTCCGAAAAAGAAGGCATGACAAAGAAAGATGTTGAAGCTGTTGTAAACGGTTTGCTTACTGAAATCACTGAAGCCCTTAAATCAGGGGAAAAAGTCCAATTCGTAGGATTCGGTACTTTTGAAACAAGAGAACGATCCAGCCGTTCCGGACGTAACCCACAGACTGGTGAAACGATCGACATTCCAGCCTCAACGGTTCCTGCTTTCCGTGCAGGTAACAAGTTGAAAGAAGCCGTAAAATAA
- a CDS encoding RNA-binding S4 domain-containing protein: MRLDKFLKVSRLIKRRTVAKEISDQGRILINGNAGKASSTVQAGDELKIRFGQKIVTVKINDLKETSKKEDAASMYTVVSEERLNEEA, from the coding sequence ATGCGCTTAGATAAGTTCTTAAAGGTCTCTCGCTTGATCAAAAGGCGAACGGTCGCCAAAGAGATTTCAGATCAGGGGAGGATCTTGATTAACGGGAATGCCGGGAAGGCATCCTCGACCGTCCAGGCTGGAGATGAACTGAAAATCCGGTTCGGACAAAAGATCGTAACGGTCAAAATCAATGATTTAAAAGAGACATCCAAAAAAGAAGATGCTGCATCCATGTATACGGTCGTTAGCGAAGAACGGTTGAACGAAGAAGCTTGA
- the yabP gene encoding sporulation protein YabP has protein sequence MDSYYDYNGPNYDKSSNTTPDHDIKMRGRKSLDITGVKQVESFDNEEFLLETSMGFLAIRGYNLKMKNLNLEQGLVSIEGKVFDLVYLDQQQGDKAKGFFSKLFK, from the coding sequence ATGGATTCATATTACGATTACAATGGACCAAACTACGATAAATCATCAAATACGACTCCAGATCATGACATAAAGATGAGAGGCCGGAAATCGCTCGATATTACAGGGGTTAAACAGGTTGAAAGCTTTGATAATGAAGAATTTCTTCTCGAAACGTCAATGGGCTTTCTTGCAATACGTGGTTATAACTTAAAGATGAAGAATCTTAACCTTGAACAAGGACTTGTGTCGATCGAGGGGAAGGTATTCGACCTTGTCTATCTCGACCAACAACAAGGGGATAAAGCTAAAGGATTTTTTAGCAAGTTGTTTAAATGA
- the yabQ gene encoding spore cortex biosynthesis protein YabQ, with protein sequence MTLNVQLYTILAMIGSGIWIGIAMDTYHRFLPRNKKWNWLRFINDIIFWILQALLIFYVLLQVNHGEVRVIIFLALLCGFAAYQSLFQSIYKRLLERLIRIVIGLYKIIRNIIFILLIQPVKVILKLLLTLSKMVGSLLLSILLFLSGILLFPFKRIGSFIFQRIRKMIPINIGTKLKGKAGILKKPTNMVKDWIGKFRR encoded by the coding sequence ATGACATTGAATGTGCAACTTTATACCATCCTGGCGATGATTGGCAGTGGAATCTGGATCGGAATCGCTATGGACACGTATCACAGGTTCTTGCCTAGAAATAAAAAATGGAACTGGCTGAGGTTCATCAATGATATTATCTTTTGGATCCTTCAGGCCTTATTGATCTTCTACGTCTTACTCCAAGTGAATCATGGTGAAGTGCGCGTTATCATCTTTTTGGCTTTACTCTGTGGATTTGCTGCGTATCAAAGCCTGTTCCAGAGTATCTACAAGCGGCTGTTGGAACGATTGATCAGAATTGTCATAGGTCTTTACAAGATCATACGCAATATCATTTTCATTCTACTCATCCAACCGGTAAAAGTTATATTGAAACTCCTTCTTACCTTGAGTAAAATGGTAGGTAGTCTACTATTATCCATCCTTCTATTCCTTTCAGGTATTCTTCTTTTTCCTTTTAAACGAATCGGTTCCTTCATCTTTCAACGAATACGGAAGATGATTCCGATAAATATCGGTACAAAACTAAAAGGGAAAGCAGGAATTTTGAAGAAGCCAACGAATATGGTGAAAGATTGGATTGGAAAATTCAGACGGTAA
- a CDS encoding FtsB family cell division protein, whose protein sequence is MVQRHDKVTALNENFMNEEKLKSERARRRKKGLVRRLVVFGVLVVIMFAVMITTLTSQASVIAEKKEEKQKVEQRLEEVKNEKAQLTEEVNKLQDPDYIGEVARRDYNMSKPGETIFKLPKKKEESR, encoded by the coding sequence ATGGTGCAACGACATGATAAAGTAACGGCCTTAAACGAAAACTTCATGAATGAAGAAAAGTTGAAAAGCGAACGAGCACGCCGAAGGAAAAAAGGGTTAGTGCGACGTTTGGTTGTTTTCGGTGTATTGGTTGTCATCATGTTTGCCGTCATGATTACTACACTTACCTCACAAGCCTCTGTCATTGCGGAAAAGAAAGAAGAGAAGCAAAAGGTTGAACAACGTCTGGAAGAAGTGAAGAATGAGAAAGCACAATTAACCGAAGAAGTGAATAAACTACAAGACCCTGATTATATCGGAGAAGTCGCCCGCAGAGATTATAATATGTCCAAACCAGGAGAGACGATTTTCAAACTGCCAAAGAAGAAGGAAGAGTCTCGTTGA
- a CDS encoding S1 domain-containing RNA-binding protein — translation MTIEVGSKLKGKVSGITHFGAFVELPDGVTGLVHISEVADNYVKDINEHLSVGDEVEVKVINVDNDGKIGLSIKKAKEQLSKPNKRPDRPRGRGGKPRRQNNEFVSFEDKLNRFLKDSEDRLSTLKRQTESKRGGRGARRG, via the coding sequence ATGACAATTGAAGTAGGCAGCAAATTGAAGGGAAAAGTATCAGGTATTACCCATTTTGGAGCATTTGTCGAGCTGCCAGATGGTGTCACCGGTTTAGTCCACATTAGTGAAGTTGCCGACAATTATGTGAAAGACATCAATGAGCATTTATCCGTCGGAGATGAAGTAGAAGTAAAGGTTATCAATGTTGATAACGATGGTAAGATCGGGCTATCCATCAAAAAAGCGAAAGAACAGCTATCTAAGCCGAACAAAAGACCTGACCGTCCTCGTGGAAGAGGAGGTAAACCTCGTAGACAGAACAATGAGTTTGTTTCATTTGAAGATAAGCTGAATCGTTTCCTGAAGGATAGTGAAGATCGTTTATCTACGCTCAAAAGACAAACTGAATCGAAACGTGGAGGTCGCGGTGCACGCCGAGGGTAA
- the spoIIE gene encoding stage II sporulation protein E produces the protein MMQKVGSQSNPILRKFVVVDRFKKSMFMYMKETKQRVKRFLLHWSLLLFCTGFLLGRALILSELSPFAIPFFGVVLSLKRERAGVAAVAVLTGALTTFDQTGLFVSLGLAVFFVLHTLLTNLAKPSYKLLPITVLAASFITRMALLSFGSEPITTGTMLMVSIEAGLSSVLTLIFLQSIPLLSLKKIQHSLKNEEIVCFIILLASVMTGTIGWHVYDLSMEHILSRYLVLIFAFVGGTAIGSTVGVVTGLILGLANIASLYQMSLLAFSGLLGGLLKEGRKIGVSVGLFIGTLLIGLYGGETGILYTSFLESCAAVAIFLLTPNNAISKLSRYIPGTKEYSQEQQQYLRKVRDVTANRVEQFSHLFQALSNSFSNTSATTMMEEEGKRELDMFLSNVTEKTCQNCFKKRHCWVNHFDQTYDYMANIMTETTPNGNLKDRQLQKDWERHCVRSKKVIDTIQYELGQYHANIKLKQQVKESRRLVAEQLHGVSQVMDNFAKEIQRERENHQIQEEQVKEALDDIGLEVGNIEIYSLEKGSIDIEMSIPYCNGRGESEKVIAPLLSDILDEAIVVKTEECAAYPNGYCHVVFRSSQNFVIETGVASAAKGGAWVSGDSHSMIELGAGKYAVAISDGMGNGERAHLESNETLRLLQQILQSGIDETTAIKSVNSILSLRTTDEIFSTLDLAMIDLQNATVRFLKIGSSPSFVKRADQVRMIEASNLPMGIIEEFDVEVVSDQLKAGDFLVMMSDGIFEGPKNVENKEAWIKRKIREIHSDDPQIIADLLLEEVIRTDRGRIEDDMTVVVTKINRNIPKWSTIRYQNKNNTKNTG, from the coding sequence ATGATGCAAAAGGTAGGATCACAAAGTAACCCTATACTGCGGAAATTCGTCGTGGTAGATCGGTTTAAGAAAAGTATGTTTATGTACATGAAAGAAACGAAACAACGGGTGAAACGATTTCTCCTCCACTGGAGCTTGCTGTTGTTTTGTACAGGCTTCTTGCTTGGTCGAGCTCTTATACTTTCTGAGCTTTCACCCTTTGCCATCCCTTTCTTCGGAGTCGTTCTTTCGCTGAAAAGGGAGAGGGCAGGAGTCGCTGCGGTAGCAGTCCTGACTGGAGCCCTGACCACCTTTGATCAAACAGGATTATTTGTTTCATTGGGGTTAGCGGTGTTTTTTGTTCTGCATACCCTTCTTACAAATCTCGCAAAACCAAGTTATAAACTATTACCGATAACGGTATTAGCCGCCAGCTTCATCACCCGGATGGCCTTACTTTCGTTCGGGTCTGAACCCATCACGACTGGTACAATGTTGATGGTTTCAATAGAAGCTGGTTTAAGCAGTGTTCTTACATTGATATTCTTACAAAGTATCCCACTGCTTTCGTTGAAGAAAATTCAGCATTCCTTGAAGAACGAAGAGATCGTCTGTTTCATCATCCTCCTGGCATCCGTTATGACCGGTACGATTGGATGGCATGTGTACGATCTATCCATGGAGCACATCCTTTCACGATATCTTGTATTGATCTTCGCCTTCGTAGGGGGAACGGCGATTGGTTCTACCGTAGGTGTCGTTACAGGGTTGATCCTTGGATTAGCTAATATCGCAAGCCTCTATCAAATGAGTTTGCTCGCTTTTTCAGGCTTATTAGGAGGTCTACTGAAAGAAGGTCGAAAAATCGGGGTCAGTGTAGGCTTGTTCATCGGTACGTTGCTTATCGGTCTATATGGTGGCGAAACAGGGATTCTATATACCAGTTTCTTGGAATCATGTGCAGCAGTAGCAATCTTCTTGCTTACACCGAACAATGCCATTTCTAAATTATCCCGGTACATACCTGGGACGAAAGAATATTCACAGGAGCAACAACAATACTTGAGGAAAGTGAGAGATGTGACCGCAAACCGAGTGGAGCAATTCTCACATCTGTTCCAGGCATTATCGAATAGCTTTTCAAATACCAGTGCGACAACGATGATGGAAGAGGAAGGGAAACGAGAGCTGGACATGTTCCTCAGTAACGTGACAGAGAAGACCTGTCAAAATTGCTTCAAGAAACGACATTGTTGGGTGAATCATTTTGATCAGACATATGATTATATGGCGAACATCATGACTGAAACGACTCCGAATGGAAATCTGAAGGATCGTCAGCTCCAAAAGGATTGGGAACGACATTGTGTACGTTCAAAGAAAGTGATTGATACGATCCAGTATGAGCTGGGTCAATACCATGCGAATATCAAGCTCAAGCAACAAGTGAAGGAAAGCAGAAGATTAGTGGCGGAACAGCTGCACGGCGTATCACAGGTGATGGATAACTTCGCAAAGGAGATTCAAAGAGAAAGGGAGAACCATCAGATCCAAGAAGAGCAAGTGAAGGAAGCGTTGGATGACATCGGGTTGGAAGTCGGAAACATTGAAATCTATTCACTTGAAAAAGGGAGCATCGATATTGAGATGAGCATCCCTTATTGCAACGGAAGAGGAGAATCTGAAAAAGTCATCGCGCCGTTGTTATCAGATATCCTGGATGAAGCGATCGTGGTCAAAACGGAAGAATGTGCAGCCTATCCGAACGGGTATTGTCATGTCGTGTTCCGTTCTTCACAAAACTTTGTAATTGAAACAGGGGTTGCGAGTGCGGCTAAAGGAGGAGCCTGGGTTTCAGGAGATAGCCATTCCATGATTGAGCTCGGTGCCGGGAAATATGCGGTTGCAATAAGCGACGGGATGGGGAACGGAGAACGGGCGCATCTAGAAAGCAACGAGACGTTGAGGCTGTTACAACAAATCCTCCAATCAGGAATTGATGAGACGACAGCGATCAAATCGGTCAACTCCATCCTTTCATTACGGACGACAGATGAAATTTTCTCAACACTCGATTTGGCTATGATCGATCTCCAAAATGCAACAGTGCGATTTTTGAAGATCGGATCGAGTCCGAGTTTTGTGAAACGGGCAGATCAGGTTCGGATGATTGAAGCGAGCAATCTCCCGATGGGCATCATTGAAGAATTTGATGTGGAGGTTGTCAGTGATCAATTGAAGGCTGGAGACTTCCTGGTCATGATGAGTGACGGCATATTCGAAGGGCCTAAGAATGTAGAGAATAAAGAGGCATGGATTAAACGCAAAATCAGAGAAATCCATTCAGACGATCCGCAAATCATCGCGGACCTGCTGCTTGAAGAGGTGATCCGGACCGATCGAGGTCGGATCGAAGATGACATGACGGTCGTGGTAACGAAAATCAATCGCAATATCCCGAAATGGTCAACAATCCGTTATCAAAATAAAAACAATACAAAGAATACTGGCTGA
- a CDS encoding serine/threonine protein kinase yields MNTSKNPEVKLSPGDQVTGKWNQNHYIILRELGSGATGTVYLAKSDRSKVAVKVSHDTLSITSEVNVLKHLSKVQGKTLGPSFIEMDDWSTNKGIFPFYVMEYVQGESLFAFMKQRKDEWMGILILQLLRDLAELHRAGWVFGDLKPDNLLVSGPPPKIRWLDVGGTTMIGRAIKEYTEFFDRGYWGMGSRRAEPSYDLFAVAMIMMNYAVPSRFDKKEGGWNQLQKVIDHNRWLKKFKPVLHKALHGHYQTAEEMRNDLLKHYSTKSSVQPKARRAHPRPAQPSNTQMGRARQQQKKKIKKRLRYTESILIFLFLFVFYVVYLMSQVF; encoded by the coding sequence ATGAATACATCGAAGAATCCGGAAGTTAAGCTCTCGCCTGGAGACCAGGTTACAGGGAAATGGAATCAGAACCACTATATCATCCTCCGTGAGCTTGGTTCCGGTGCAACAGGAACTGTCTATCTGGCCAAGTCTGACCGTTCGAAGGTTGCCGTGAAGGTCAGCCATGATACACTGTCCATCACCTCCGAAGTGAACGTTCTGAAGCACTTGTCGAAGGTCCAGGGAAAAACACTTGGACCTTCTTTCATCGAAATGGATGATTGGAGTACGAACAAAGGAATCTTTCCATTTTACGTAATGGAATACGTGCAAGGAGAGTCCTTGTTTGCATTCATGAAACAAAGAAAAGATGAATGGATGGGCATACTGATTCTTCAATTATTAAGAGACTTAGCTGAACTTCATCGGGCTGGCTGGGTTTTCGGAGACCTGAAGCCTGATAATCTCCTTGTTTCTGGTCCTCCCCCTAAGATCCGTTGGTTGGATGTAGGTGGAACGACGATGATCGGCAGGGCGATCAAGGAATATACAGAGTTCTTCGATCGTGGCTATTGGGGGATGGGCTCAAGGCGTGCAGAACCGTCTTATGACTTGTTTGCAGTGGCGATGATCATGATGAATTACGCAGTACCTTCTCGTTTTGATAAAAAAGAAGGAGGATGGAATCAGCTTCAGAAGGTCATCGATCACAATCGATGGCTGAAAAAGTTCAAACCGGTTCTTCATAAAGCCTTACACGGTCATTATCAGACGGCAGAAGAGATGAGAAATGATCTATTGAAACATTATTCTACTAAATCTTCTGTTCAACCAAAGGCAAGGAGAGCTCACCCACGCCCTGCTCAGCCCTCAAACACTCAGATGGGAAGAGCCCGCCAGCAGCAAAAAAAGAAGATCAAGAAACGCTTGCGATATACAGAATCAATACTGATTTTCTTGTTCTTGTTCGTATTCTATGTCGTCTATCTGATGAGTCAGGTATTTTAG
- the tilS gene encoding tRNA lysidine(34) synthetase TilS, protein MLEEVDKFIDRNQLLRKGTTVVVGVSGGPDSMALLHYLFHKQDEWQIKIIAAHLDHMFRGEESEEDARFTVDYCREHRIQIEQEQKNLPLYIEETGESPQHAARYVRYRFFEEVMKKHQADYLALAHHGDDQVETMVMNLVRGTSTKGLSGIPSRRAFASGEIIRPFLTLTKEQILHYCKEEKIPYRIDPSNTELKYTRNRFRKSILPFFKEENPQVHERFQNISELLEEDERYLREQASDELDNVILKKCDNQLTLSVHRFLQVAIPLQRRMIHLILNYLYKTSQNRVLSTHIKNCLDLIGSSNPSGSLHLPDGLTVRRNYDECLFSFEQSKDNSPYTYTLRPGGHYELPVGNLGFMEEQGIKIGKRGKNYLVFDTSQVQLPLYVRTREAGDRIHPAGVKGSRKLKDVFIDAKLPRHLRDIWPIVVDSTGKIIWIPGIKHAELPAVSPNDGERLYLYFENITHEV, encoded by the coding sequence ATGCTTGAAGAGGTAGACAAGTTCATTGACCGAAATCAGCTATTGAGAAAGGGGACGACTGTGGTCGTTGGGGTTTCCGGTGGACCGGACTCTATGGCTCTGCTTCATTACCTTTTCCATAAGCAGGATGAATGGCAAATTAAAATCATAGCCGCTCACCTGGATCATATGTTCAGAGGAGAGGAGTCAGAAGAAGACGCGCGGTTCACAGTTGACTATTGTAGAGAGCATCGGATTCAGATCGAGCAAGAACAGAAGAATCTTCCTTTATATATAGAAGAAACTGGCGAATCCCCACAGCATGCTGCCCGTTATGTCCGTTACCGTTTTTTTGAGGAAGTGATGAAAAAGCATCAAGCAGATTACTTAGCTCTTGCCCACCATGGGGACGATCAGGTTGAAACGATGGTGATGAATTTGGTAAGGGGAACAAGCACCAAAGGTCTATCTGGGATTCCATCACGTCGTGCATTTGCATCTGGGGAAATCATCAGACCTTTCCTGACCCTTACGAAGGAACAGATTCTCCACTATTGTAAGGAAGAAAAGATTCCGTATCGGATCGATCCAAGTAACACGGAACTAAAGTACACCCGTAACCGTTTCCGAAAGAGCATTCTTCCTTTTTTCAAGGAAGAGAACCCGCAGGTGCACGAGCGCTTCCAGAATATTAGTGAGCTCCTTGAAGAGGATGAACGTTATTTGAGGGAGCAGGCAAGTGACGAATTAGACAATGTTATTTTGAAAAAGTGTGACAATCAATTGACATTGTCCGTCCATCGCTTTCTTCAAGTGGCAATTCCTTTACAAAGAAGAATGATTCATCTAATATTAAACTATCTTTATAAGACAAGCCAAAATCGTGTTCTGTCTACTCACATCAAGAATTGTTTGGATCTGATCGGTTCAAGCAACCCTTCTGGATCCCTTCATTTACCAGATGGTTTGACCGTTCGACGGAATTATGACGAATGCCTTTTTTCGTTTGAACAGTCGAAAGACAATTCACCTTATACATACACCTTACGCCCGGGTGGGCATTATGAGCTTCCGGTAGGGAATCTCGGGTTTATGGAAGAACAGGGAATTAAAATCGGTAAAAGAGGGAAAAATTACTTAGTGTTTGACACTTCCCAAGTGCAGTTGCCACTCTATGTCAGAACTAGAGAAGCAGGTGACCGCATCCACCCAGCAGGGGTCAAAGGCTCCCGAAAGTTAAAAGATGTTTTCATCGACGCTAAATTACCGAGACATCTTAGAGACATTTGGCCGATTGTTGTTGATTCGACAGGAAAAATCATTTGGATACCAGGTATCAAACATGCCGAACTTCCTGCTGTATCCCCAAATGATGGTGAACGGCTTTATTTATATTTTGAAAATATCACGCATGAGGTCTAG
- the hpt gene encoding hypoxanthine phosphoribosyltransferase, whose amino-acid sequence MRNDMQEILISEEEIQVKVHELAAQLSEEYKDRFPLVIGVLKGALPFMADLVKRMDIHVELDFMDVSSYGNSTVSSGEVKIVKDLNTSLEGRDVLIVEDIIDSGLTLNYLIELFKHRKAKSIKIVTLLDKPSGRKVDLKPDTAGFIVPDAFVVGYGLDFAERYRNLPFIGVLKPEIYQD is encoded by the coding sequence ATGAGAAATGATATGCAAGAAATCTTGATTTCCGAAGAGGAAATTCAGGTTAAGGTTCATGAGCTTGCAGCACAGCTTTCAGAAGAGTATAAAGACCGATTTCCACTTGTCATCGGTGTTCTGAAAGGCGCTTTACCATTTATGGCGGACTTGGTGAAACGAATGGATATTCACGTCGAGCTTGACTTCATGGATGTATCAAGCTATGGAAATTCAACCGTTTCATCTGGAGAAGTCAAAATAGTAAAGGATTTGAACACTTCGTTGGAGGGTAGAGATGTACTCATCGTTGAGGACATCATTGACAGCGGACTGACCTTGAATTATCTGATCGAGCTGTTCAAGCACCGTAAGGCTAAATCCATCAAGATCGTTACACTTCTGGATAAGCCGTCTGGTCGAAAAGTGGATTTGAAACCTGACACGGCTGGTTTCATCGTCCCTGATGCGTTTGTGGTCGGATATGGTTTGGACTTTGCAGAGCGTTATCGGAACCTTCCATTCATCGGGGTATTGAAGCCTGAAATCTACCAGGATTAG